The sequence below is a genomic window from Halococcus salsus.
GGTCGGCGCGCGAGGGCGGCGGGACCTCGTCGCGACCGGCGGGGGTCGGCAGCACGCACCGGGGCGGCTCCTCGTTGACGTGGTGGTACTGCGCCGGCGTGTTGGCGAGCGGGTGGGCGGGGTTCTCGGCGCTCCGGATACGGGCGACACGGCACTCGCCGAAGCCTCGGAGGCGGGCGCGGATGCCGCGCCAGTGGTGGCGCGAGCGCTCGGGGATCGAGAGCGAGCGGGTCGAGTGACAGCCACCGCGGGTCGCGAGCAGCGCCCGGTTGGCGTTCGCCGCGAGGTCGTCGTGGTCGACGAGCACCCCGACCCGGGCGTCGCCGGGGGCCCTGGCGGCGAGCACGTCGAGCCCGAGGTGGAGCGCGCGGTACTCGGCGACGTTGTTGTCGGGTGCGGTGTCGGGTACCGCGAGGCGGGCGACGCGGTCGCCGCTCCGGGTCTCGATCACCACGCCGAGCCCGCCGGTCCCATCCGAGAGGCGATAGGAGCCGTCGGTGGCGACGTAGAACTCCCGGCGATGCGTCCGCGGTGGGTGGGCGATGTGCGGGGTGGGCGAGTCATCGAAGAGGTCCCGAAGCGCCGGCCGGCCGTATGCGGCCATGCCAA
It includes:
- a CDS encoding reverse transcriptase-like protein codes for the protein MAAYGRPALRDLFDDSPTPHIAHPPRTHRREFYVATDGSYRLSDGTGGLGVVIETRSGDRVARLAVPDTAPDNNVAEYRALHLGLDVLAARAPGDARVGVLVDHDDLAANANRALLATRGGCHSTRSLSIPERSRHHWRGIRARLRGFGECRVARIRSAENPAHPLANTPAQYHHVNEEPPRCVLPTPAGRDEVPPPSRADRPASD